Genomic segment of Xanthobacter dioxanivorans:
GGCGCATCGGCGCCCACAACCTGCACGAGAACGTGCCGCTGCCGACCTCCTGGTTCTCGGACCAGGTGATCATCGGCACCTTCTTCAATGGCGGGCTGCGCGCCTACGACATCTCCAACCCCTACCAGCCCACGGAGATCGGCCACTTCGTGCCGCCGGCGCCGCGCCTTGCGCCCACCGGCGCGATCCAGCTCAATGACGTGTTCGTGGACGAGCGCGGCATCGTCTACACGGTCGACCGCCACGTGGGCGGCCTCTACGTGCTGGAGATGGACTTCTGAGCCCGCTTGCACCCGCCACGCTCTTCGGCGGCGGCCCGTTCGGCCGGCGGCTCGGCCGGCCGGGGGCGGGGCGCATTCCGGTGACGGTGGTCACAGGCTTCCTCGGCGCCGGCAAGACCACCCTCATCCGCGCCGCGCTGGCCCATCCCGCGGCGGCGCGCACGGCGGTGATCGTCAACGAGTTCGCCGAGACCGGCATCGACGACGTGCTGCTGCGCACCGCCTCGCAGGACGTGACCCTCATCGGCAACGGCTGCATCTGCTGCGCCGCCCGCAGCGACCTGAACCGGGCGCTGCGGGCGCTCTACGCCGACCGCGAGCGCGGCGCGGTGCCGCCTTTCGACCGGGTGGTGGTGGAGACCTCCGGCGTGAGCGAGCCGGCCCCGGTGCTGCAGAACTTCGCCACCGACCGCACGGTGACCAGCGCCTATGCCCTGGAGGGCCTCGTTACCGTCGTCGACAGCGTCCTCGCGTCCCGCACCCAGGCCCATGCGCCCATCTGGAGCGAGCAGGTGGCGCTGGCGGACCGCATCGTCCTCACCAAGGCCGACCTTCTCCCGCCCGCAAGTGCGGCGGCGACGCGTGCCCTCGTCGGCGCGCTCAATCCGCAGGCGGCGATCGCCGATGCGGCCGACGTGCGCGAGGCGCCCGCTTTCCTTTTCGGCGCGCCGGGGCATGAGCGCACGGGCTTTGCCTGCACGCCGCAGCCGGCGCTCCCGGCCGGCGCGCCCTATGTGTCGTTCGTCCTCACCTTCGACGCGCCGTTCCACTGGGCCCTGTTCACCCGGATCATGGATGCGCTGGCGGCTACCCGCGGGGAGGACCTGCTGCGGGTCAAGGGGCTGGTGAACGTGGAAGGCTGCGCCGGGCCGGTGGTGGTGCACCATGTGCAGCACCTCGCCGCCCCGCCGGAGGAGCTTTCCGCCTGGCCGGCGACGGCAGGCGGCGCCGACCGGCGCACCCGCCTCGTCTTCATCACCCGCGGCCTGTCGCGGCAGAAGGTGGTGGCGTTGTTCGCCGCCCACCTGGACCTCGTGGCCGCGGACGCCGCGCGCCTCGACCCCGACGCCGCCATGCGTGCGGGCTGAGGCCGGCGGCGTCAGTTCGGGGCGACCAGCGCGCGGCGGGTCCGGTCGTAGCGCCACATGGCGCCGGGGCAGACGCGGGTGCCGCCGACGCTGCGCTCCACCGCGTTGGCGCTGGCATGGTCGAAGCCGCCCTTGAGCGCCGCCGCGCCGGCGGGGGTGAGCCTGATCTCGGCGGCGGCATAGGCCCGATAGGAGCCGGCCGCCGCGCTGTCGTCGCCGGGGGCAAAGCGCATGGACCCCGCATCGCTGGAGCGGAAGGGCAGGCCGGCGATGAGCGGCTCGTGGGCGAAGGCGAGCCCGTCGAGCCGCAGGAAGAACGGCAAGTCGGCGAGGAACTGCGCCTCGTCCATGGAATGCACCGCCGCATAGACGTGCGCCACCTTGGCCGGCCCGTCCGCGAGCCGCCGAAGGATGCGTTCCTCGGTGAGCGACAGCCCGCTCCTGGGCGCCGGCAGCTCGGCGATGAGCCGGGCGAGGGCCGGCAGCAGGTGGGGCAGGGGCCCGCGGCCACGCATCTCGTGTGCGCGAGCGAGGAAGTCGGCGAGCGGACGAGGCGTGGGCGCGGTGAATGCCTCCCACGCTTCGCGGGCGATTTCCAGCTGCACATGGGTGACCGGCGCGCGGTGGGCTTCCAGGGCACGCATCTCGTCGGGCGCCATGACGCCCAGATAGTGCGAGGCCTGCACCAGGAAGAGGCCCATGCGCTCCTCCTCGTGGGCGAAATAGTCGAGCAGCTGGATCA
This window contains:
- a CDS encoding CobW family GTP-binding protein codes for the protein MTVVTGFLGAGKTTLIRAALAHPAAARTAVIVNEFAETGIDDVLLRTASQDVTLIGNGCICCAARSDLNRALRALYADRERGAVPPFDRVVVETSGVSEPAPVLQNFATDRTVTSAYALEGLVTVVDSVLASRTQAHAPIWSEQVALADRIVLTKADLLPPASAAATRALVGALNPQAAIADAADVREAPAFLFGAPGHERTGFACTPQPALPAGAPYVSFVLTFDAPFHWALFTRIMDALAATRGEDLLRVKGLVNVEGCAGPVVVHHVQHLAAPPEELSAWPATAGGADRRTRLVFITRGLSRQKVVALFAAHLDLVAADAARLDPDAAMRAG
- a CDS encoding LVIVD repeat-containing protein, yielding MGQFPPYVGFTHTALPLFDRGLMVVSDESVVDDGKDWPKLIWILDVREETNPIPIATCPPPALDVYAHRGGRIGAHNLHENVPLPTSWFSDQVIIGTFFNGGLRAYDISNPYQPTEIGHFVPPAPRLAPTGAIQLNDVFVDERGIVYTVDRHVGGLYVLEMDF